A single Bacillota bacterium DNA region contains:
- the purH gene encoding bifunctional phosphoribosylaminoimidazolecarboxamide formyltransferase/IMP cyclohydrolase: protein MQEEAKRALISVSDKEGIEEFARHLKELGYHIISTGGTARALAEAGVEVERVEDLTGFPEILGGRVKTLHPRIHAGILARDLPEDRAQLEQMGILPIDLVVVNLYPFRETVARSGVALAEALEQIDIGGPALVRAAAKNFFRVAVVVNPTRYSQVIRELREKGGVSLATRLKLAQEAFWHTAVYDAAISNYLYGIEAKDSIEALRLTENRGGRKFPARLMLPLIKLGDLRYGENPHQEAAFYREETVRSYGVAGARQFHGKELSFNNILDLDAALRIVSEFEVPAAVVIKHNTPSGVACAPNLVDALRRAREADPVAAYGGVVGLNQTVNRETAEALTETFFEAVIAPAYSEEALTVLRKRQNLRVLCSGEFADLRGELDVKRVSGGFLLQEPDAVENNFEELMQQSRVPTKREPTQEEWQGLFFAWIVVRHVFSNGIVVARERETVGIGGGQVSRVEAARIALEKAGPKARGAVLASDGFIPFPDTVEAAAKAGVAAIIQPGGSVRDDEVIAAADKAGMAMVFTGRRHFKH, encoded by the coding sequence CTGCAAGAAGAGGCGAAAAGAGCCTTAATCAGCGTTTCCGACAAGGAAGGCATTGAAGAATTCGCCCGGCATTTAAAGGAGCTGGGCTACCACATCATTTCCACCGGCGGAACGGCCAGGGCGCTGGCGGAGGCAGGAGTGGAGGTGGAGCGGGTTGAAGACCTGACCGGTTTTCCGGAGATTTTAGGCGGGAGGGTGAAAACCCTCCACCCGCGGATCCACGCCGGAATCCTGGCCCGCGACCTTCCCGAAGACCGGGCGCAGCTGGAGCAGATGGGGATTCTCCCTATCGATCTCGTAGTTGTAAACCTCTATCCCTTCCGGGAAACCGTCGCCCGGAGCGGAGTGGCCCTGGCCGAGGCGCTGGAACAGATCGATATCGGGGGGCCGGCCCTCGTTCGGGCCGCTGCCAAAAATTTCTTCAGGGTGGCGGTGGTTGTCAATCCCACCCGTTACTCCCAGGTAATCAGGGAACTGCGCGAGAAAGGAGGAGTCAGCCTGGCGACCCGCCTCAAGCTGGCGCAGGAGGCGTTCTGGCACACTGCGGTTTACGATGCGGCGATTTCCAATTATCTTTACGGAATCGAGGCGAAGGATAGTATTGAAGCTCTCAGGCTCACGGAAAACCGGGGGGGCCGAAAGTTTCCGGCCCGGCTGATGCTCCCTCTGATCAAGCTGGGGGACCTCCGCTACGGAGAAAACCCCCACCAGGAGGCGGCCTTTTACCGGGAAGAAACCGTCAGGTCCTACGGGGTTGCGGGCGCCCGCCAGTTTCACGGCAAAGAGCTTTCCTTCAACAACATTCTCGATCTTGATGCTGCCCTCCGGATTGTTTCGGAGTTTGAGGTTCCCGCTGCGGTCGTGATCAAGCACAATACGCCCTCCGGGGTTGCCTGCGCCCCGAATCTGGTGGATGCCCTGCGCAGGGCGCGGGAGGCGGACCCGGTGGCTGCCTACGGGGGAGTGGTGGGCCTGAACCAGACCGTCAACAGGGAGACGGCCGAAGCGCTGACGGAGACCTTTTTCGAGGCCGTGATTGCTCCGGCGTACAGCGAGGAGGCCCTCACGGTTTTGAGGAAGAGGCAAAATTTGCGCGTCCTGTGTTCGGGTGAGTTTGCCGATCTGCGCGGGGAGCTGGACGTGAAGCGGGTAAGCGGAGGCTTCCTGCTTCAGGAGCCCGACGCGGTGGAAAATAATTTTGAAGAGTTGATGCAGCAAAGCCGGGTTCCAACAAAACGGGAACCCACGCAAGAAGAGTGGCAGGGCCTCTTCTTCGCCTGGATCGTTGTCAGGCACGTCTTTTCCAACGGGATTGTCGTGGCCCGGGAAAGAGAAACGGTAGGGATCGGAGGGGGGCAGGTGAGCCGGGTGGAGGCGGCCCGCATTGCCCTTGAAAAAGCAGGACCGAAGGCGAGGGGCGCGGTGCTGGCTTCGGATGGGTTTATTCCCTTCCCCGATACCGTGGAAGCTGCGGCAAAGGCAGGGGTAGCGGCGATCATCCAGCCGGGGGGCTCCGTCCGGGATGATGAGGTGATTGCTGCTGCAGATAAGGCAGGAATGGCGATGGTCTTTACCGGCCGGCGCCACTTCAAACACTG
- a CDS encoding phosphoribosylglycinamide formyltransferase gives MKKLRVAVLVSGRGTNLQAILDAIESGGLEAEVVGVFSDRLNPPAFRRARERGIPAISVDPALFSSREAFDEALVREVRRFQPDAVALAGFMRVLTPVFLRAFPGRVLNIHPALLPAFPGLDAQRRALEHGVRFSGCTVHFVDEGVDTGPIILQAVVPVYQDDTPETLAARILAKEHRTYPAALQLLAEGRLRIEGRRVFINWEGRHPRRPRDCVEEWKEIKDWRKEAPPVG, from the coding sequence ATGAAAAAGCTTCGGGTTGCCGTCCTGGTTTCCGGGCGCGGCACGAATCTGCAGGCGATTTTAGACGCAATTGAAAGCGGCGGTCTGGAGGCGGAGGTGGTTGGAGTTTTCAGCGACCGCCTCAACCCCCCCGCCTTCCGGCGGGCGCGGGAAAGAGGGATTCCGGCGATCTCTGTGGATCCCGCCCTTTTTTCCAGCCGGGAGGCCTTCGATGAGGCCCTTGTCCGGGAGGTGCGGCGCTTTCAGCCGGATGCTGTTGCTCTTGCGGGATTTATGCGGGTTCTGACCCCGGTTTTCCTGAGGGCCTTTCCCGGGCGCGTGCTGAACATTCACCCTGCTCTTTTGCCCGCCTTTCCGGGCCTGGATGCCCAGCGCCGGGCTCTGGAACACGGGGTGCGCTTCAGCGGGTGTACGGTGCATTTTGTTGATGAAGGAGTGGATACGGGACCCATTATCCTCCAGGCGGTGGTGCCTGTTTACCAGGATGATACGCCGGAAACCCTGGCGGCCCGCATCCTGGCGAAGGAGCACCGCACCTACCCGGCAGCCCTTCAGCTCCTTGCGGAGGGCCGGCTCCGGATCGAGGGGCGGCGGGTATTCATCAACTGGGAGGGGCGCCATCCCCGGCGCCCCAGGGATTGCGTGGAGGAATGGAAAGAAATAAAAGACTGGCGAAAGGAGGCTCCCCCCGTTGGGTAG